A section of the Solitalea canadensis DSM 3403 genome encodes:
- a CDS encoding formylglycine-generating enzyme family protein — protein MRNFSIILIFLFSYLSAIGQGQRPMAKVNGGTFVPPYSLDSQKVIVKPFMMDVYPVTNADFKKFILKNQQWRKSNIKSIFADKNYLQHWNTDTSFAASLALSPVVNISWFAAKKYCECEGKRLPTVAEWELAAKASKTKPDASKDPTFNQWILSWVSKPNSKTMPSIGSTFKNYFGIYDLHGLVWEWTYDFNSALTTGESRENSGLDNTLFCGGGSFSSKDVNNYASFMRFAMRSSLKAKFTVSNIGFRCVK, from the coding sequence ATGAGGAATTTCTCCATCATATTGATCTTCTTATTCAGTTATTTATCTGCAATAGGTCAAGGACAGCGTCCAATGGCTAAAGTTAATGGCGGCACTTTTGTGCCGCCGTATTCATTAGACAGCCAAAAGGTAATTGTCAAGCCTTTTATGATGGATGTGTATCCGGTTACGAATGCAGACTTTAAGAAATTCATCCTAAAAAATCAGCAATGGCGAAAAAGCAATATCAAATCTATTTTCGCCGATAAAAATTACCTTCAGCATTGGAATACAGATACTTCATTTGCTGCTAGCCTTGCACTAAGTCCGGTTGTAAATATTTCCTGGTTTGCAGCAAAAAAATATTGTGAATGCGAGGGAAAACGATTGCCTACTGTTGCTGAGTGGGAACTTGCTGCAAAAGCTAGTAAAACAAAACCGGATGCTTCTAAGGATCCTACTTTTAATCAATGGATATTGAGTTGGGTGTCCAAACCAAATTCAAAAACGATGCCTTCTATTGGCTCCACATTTAAGAATTATTTCGGAATTTATGATCTGCATGGTTTAGTTTGGGAATGGACCTATGACTTTAACAGTGCTCTAACTACCGGTGAATCCAGGGAGAATAGCGGATTAGATAATACGCTCTTTTGTGGCGGAGGCTCCTTTTCATCTAAGGATGTAAACAACTATGCGTCCTTTATGCGATTTGCTATGCGGTCAAGTTTAAAAGCAAAGTTTACTGTTTCTAACATTGGCTTTCGGTGCGTGAAGTAA
- a CDS encoding SCO family protein, with the protein MIIKINAIIAGLVILSLGACKESKDKSCCKKDDAKEKVTETIITPESVFNLDSRWIKQNKDSISLKDLSPKITIAAMVFTHCQSACPRIVADIQRIEKAFTKEELQHIQFLLISMDPENDTPERFVEFGHEYKLNDNWICISSSEDATMELANVLNVRIKKLSDGGFDHSNAIHLIDHTGTIVYQQNGLAQEPTEIIAKTRNLIKL; encoded by the coding sequence ATGATTATTAAGATAAACGCCATAATAGCGGGTCTTGTTATTCTTTCTTTAGGAGCCTGTAAAGAATCCAAGGACAAGAGTTGCTGCAAAAAAGACGACGCTAAAGAAAAAGTTACTGAAACGATTATTACACCGGAATCTGTTTTCAATTTAGACTCAAGATGGATAAAGCAGAATAAAGACAGTATATCATTAAAAGATTTATCACCCAAAATTACCATTGCCGCAATGGTTTTTACACATTGTCAATCTGCATGTCCGAGAATAGTAGCAGATATACAACGCATTGAGAAGGCTTTCACGAAAGAGGAGTTGCAACATATACAATTCTTATTAATCAGTATGGACCCGGAAAACGATACTCCGGAACGTTTTGTTGAATTTGGTCATGAATATAAACTGAATGATAATTGGATATGCATTTCTTCTTCTGAGGATGCAACCATGGAATTAGCAAATGTTTTAAACGTAAGAATTAAGAAACTATCAGACGGAGGTTTCGATCACTCCAATGCTATTCATTTAATAGACCATACCGGAACTATTGTATATCAACAAAATGGTTTAGCACAGGAACCAACTGAAATTATTGCAAAGACCCGAAACCTAATTAAATTATAG
- a CDS encoding carboxypeptidase-like regulatory domain-containing protein translates to MRFYIIPLVVILLLFNCEYLLAQKRLSASSRSSAHTLVFKLNNEQLQRLKKVKTKKRTPFDETFLGKPVDSFLTSRGLNKQLNPGTYAFVNAKFQYLNYSLVQVANVQPYLFNGKKEFVLRLTSPGNLTEITNAEVSLNNKRIPFDSKNQSYSRRLNKTHGLLKIIHEGIPNFFNIQGPNKIKPYSYYSPSFITRNVVNPFKKHIWNPITKKRYRYDDDINFLKMHTGYLVVSKPKYRPNDTVKFKAFITDKKGNPISDNRVIVKVGVRYDEYDELRILGTTTAYRKGAFEFKFVLTDSLDLDLDDQQFIYLEKFSEKAKTVSEDEDDDYYELSHKKFFIKGEFEYEDYELKDLSFSAHAEKRFQIGEPVALYMKAVDENDMTVPDGKVKILIKTLNVSNLSSKNHFIPDTLWSHTQTLDPVGETRIEVPADKFPEGDFYGQATIEFTNSDNQRFDRSLSFERIQKVCKLVTKCDNDTIKLSWLIRNKENNVTATVTGFSNDGDTISTTPYQIPGAFKINSAVSFYSVKVDSSEEKILVADLLKEPTISAQRTGDSLFVFIDNPQKHEFHYSILANKKIIAQGKSSEFSLATSIHTPKNCKILLHYFWGGEPKIISRDVPALKKRLNIQTNLPALVYPGQKLDVEVTVNDANNKPVEEADLTAYGFTSKFKENSTPFVPYFGKQYFSYQPIPPSSVETTNESGNLLINWKRWAKELNLDTIEYYRFLNTPSVYKNIETTHDGTSQLAPFTVKKGQITPVHILYVDEIPVYFSKTTQLNRYSFNVGSGYHSIRLRTSSKMIRLDSVFVPASAKLILSINIDSLRSFKNTKVISVTDTLTDYESKLLNKYLIVVDNNFNSNPAWIDNCNRIFFLNPIFNKKQPAILAGPLNGLGAKFNLYKKFDRHFSIEPDYTYTFESDLLKMKSIERKFPFSNKLDSIPFEPDFEEFEVTKTEIDSLWQYYLDMRSHTTPLFQNANLPYNASATLQINLGKQENGVIPFVKNIILYNYTNPDFIRFYPGNRLNIGRLEAGEYRIFFLLKENRYFMIENVIIKPNGFNFITTGTVKPLKRDSTSLKIARLIESKDNDKALSYYDNTKKQISEAFNESYFSNKQLTRSISGLVVDETDQGPLPGVSIRVKGTPYGTMSDANGHFYLRIPPNGTLLVTFVGYQTQEIPIDNSSFINVTMHADLKMLQEVVVTGYGVQQQKKSLSLSDVQMEGSFQGKVAGIAVGSSNTIRIRGLSSISGNASPMILVDGLPFSGKQSDIDPNTIQEVKLINGEEAIKLYGAMASSGVILITTQKPSNNTHSENSVATASVGLRKNFSDEAFWQPHLTTDKNGKAKFKMTMPDDISKWNTYVIGMGGNKLTGFLEKSIKSFKSLTASLAVPRFAIEGDSINILGKISNYTFDETTVERRISLNGKAPFTKTIKVVNAFIDTIPIMVNTKDSINVLYSLVQSSTDYSDGEERKIPVYDQGVKETNGVFYALEGDTSIHIKLKPDGGKITFRAEASALPVLLSEAKHIRNYEYYCNEQLASKLKALIVEKKIKTLLKEPFDGDKDINEIIKKLNANQQPTGHWGWWPNSADQSWITNHVVGALNDAKKAGFKADNFNKQGLIDELMYRFTRESVEEKIRTVKLLQALEAKPDFNRMISQIEDSISTMKFKPSDYTLLNLMHIKQSLGLKVDIEVLKQKHKSTMFGNWYWGNNGYHMFNNSIQETLLSYKILKSANTDDHLLTKIRNYFFEQRKDGKWRNTYESSLILETLLPDLLKDSSSLKPVKLVLNGNKNETVEKFPYETSYEPSATITVNKTGTLPAYITAYQQNWNKNPMKSNKDFEVRTWFEKNNKEISFLAAGDKVVLQAVVKVKADAEYVMIEIPIPSGCSYGDKENYSYYRNSSETHREYLKNKVSIFCTKLTQGTYTYTINLIPRFGGRYILNPAKAEMMYFPVFFGREEMKKVDIK, encoded by the coding sequence ATGCGTTTTTACATCATACCTTTAGTCGTTATTCTACTTTTATTTAATTGTGAATATTTACTTGCACAGAAAAGACTATCAGCAAGTAGCAGAAGCAGTGCACATACACTTGTTTTCAAGCTCAATAATGAGCAGTTGCAGCGACTTAAAAAAGTAAAAACCAAGAAACGAACTCCATTCGATGAAACATTCCTAGGTAAGCCAGTTGACTCCTTTTTAACCAGTAGGGGTTTAAACAAACAATTGAATCCGGGAACTTATGCATTTGTAAATGCTAAATTCCAGTACCTTAATTATTCATTGGTTCAGGTAGCTAATGTTCAGCCCTACTTATTTAATGGCAAAAAGGAATTCGTTCTGCGATTAACGAGTCCTGGTAATTTAACTGAAATAACTAATGCAGAAGTTTCTTTAAATAATAAGCGTATTCCCTTTGATTCAAAGAACCAGTCTTACAGCAGGAGGTTGAACAAAACGCATGGGTTATTAAAAATAATCCATGAAGGCATTCCTAACTTTTTTAACATTCAAGGGCCTAATAAGATAAAGCCCTATTCCTATTATTCTCCTTCTTTCATCACCCGTAATGTGGTAAATCCATTTAAGAAACACATCTGGAATCCTATCACAAAAAAAAGATATAGATATGACGATGATATAAACTTCCTAAAAATGCACACAGGCTATCTGGTAGTTAGTAAGCCTAAATATCGACCAAACGATACGGTAAAATTTAAAGCCTTTATTACCGATAAAAAAGGAAATCCGATAAGCGATAACCGAGTTATTGTAAAGGTGGGAGTTCGATATGATGAGTATGATGAATTAAGGATTTTAGGAACAACAACTGCTTACCGGAAAGGTGCATTTGAGTTTAAATTTGTACTTACAGATTCTTTAGATCTTGATCTGGATGATCAGCAATTTATCTACCTTGAAAAGTTTAGCGAGAAAGCTAAAACAGTAAGTGAGGATGAGGATGATGACTATTATGAACTTTCCCATAAAAAGTTCTTCATAAAAGGTGAATTTGAATATGAAGATTATGAATTGAAAGACCTTAGTTTTTCGGCACATGCAGAAAAACGATTCCAAATTGGAGAACCAGTTGCATTGTACATGAAAGCTGTTGACGAGAATGACATGACTGTTCCGGATGGAAAAGTTAAAATTCTTATAAAAACCTTAAATGTTTCAAATCTGAGTTCGAAAAATCATTTTATTCCTGATACATTGTGGTCGCACACCCAAACACTTGATCCGGTTGGAGAAACTCGTATTGAAGTCCCTGCGGATAAATTCCCAGAGGGTGACTTTTATGGACAAGCTACAATTGAGTTTACCAATAGTGACAATCAGCGCTTTGATCGTTCTTTATCATTTGAACGAATACAAAAGGTTTGTAAACTTGTTACGAAGTGTGATAATGATACGATAAAACTTTCCTGGTTAATAAGAAACAAAGAAAATAATGTAACAGCTACAGTTACAGGATTTTCAAATGATGGCGACACTATTTCAACCACACCGTATCAGATTCCAGGAGCATTTAAGATAAATTCTGCTGTAAGTTTTTATAGCGTGAAAGTTGATTCGTCCGAAGAAAAAATTCTTGTAGCTGATCTGCTAAAGGAGCCCACGATTTCAGCCCAAAGAACTGGAGATTCTCTATTCGTTTTTATTGATAATCCTCAAAAGCATGAGTTCCATTATTCAATTCTTGCTAACAAGAAAATAATTGCTCAGGGAAAATCTTCTGAATTTTCTTTGGCAACATCAATTCATACACCAAAGAATTGTAAAATACTGTTACATTATTTCTGGGGCGGAGAACCAAAGATCATTAGCCGGGATGTCCCAGCATTAAAAAAGAGGCTTAATATTCAAACCAATTTACCAGCCCTTGTTTATCCAGGACAAAAATTGGATGTTGAAGTAACAGTGAATGATGCAAACAATAAACCAGTCGAAGAAGCTGATCTTACAGCATATGGATTTACCTCTAAATTTAAGGAAAATTCAACACCCTTTGTGCCTTACTTTGGAAAACAGTATTTCTCTTATCAGCCTATTCCTCCTTCATCAGTAGAAACTACAAATGAAAGTGGCAATCTTCTGATTAATTGGAAACGCTGGGCAAAAGAATTAAACCTTGATACGATTGAATATTATCGTTTTTTAAATACTCCTTCTGTTTATAAGAATATTGAAACAACCCATGACGGCACCTCGCAATTAGCTCCTTTCACAGTTAAAAAAGGGCAGATAACACCAGTACATATTCTATATGTAGATGAAATACCTGTTTATTTTAGCAAAACAACTCAGTTAAACCGTTATAGCTTTAACGTCGGATCGGGCTATCATTCCATCAGATTAAGAACCAGCAGTAAAATGATACGGCTTGACTCTGTTTTTGTTCCTGCAAGCGCTAAGCTAATTTTGAGCATTAACATTGATAGTTTAAGGTCGTTTAAAAACACTAAGGTTATATCTGTTACTGATACGCTAACCGATTATGAAAGTAAATTATTGAATAAATACCTTATCGTTGTCGACAATAATTTCAATTCAAACCCTGCTTGGATAGATAATTGTAATCGCATTTTCTTCCTTAATCCAATTTTTAATAAGAAACAGCCGGCTATTCTGGCAGGTCCTTTAAATGGATTGGGTGCAAAGTTTAACTTATACAAAAAGTTTGATCGCCATTTTTCAATAGAACCTGATTATACCTACACGTTTGAGTCTGACTTGTTAAAAATGAAATCTATTGAAAGAAAGTTTCCTTTTAGCAATAAACTAGATTCAATACCTTTTGAACCTGATTTTGAAGAATTTGAGGTAACAAAAACGGAGATAGACAGCCTATGGCAATACTATCTTGATATGAGATCTCATACAACACCGTTATTTCAAAACGCAAATCTACCTTACAATGCGTCAGCAACTTTACAGATTAATTTAGGTAAACAGGAAAACGGAGTTATTCCTTTTGTAAAAAACATTATCCTGTACAATTACACTAATCCTGATTTTATTCGGTTCTATCCGGGCAATCGGCTTAATATTGGCCGGCTTGAAGCTGGTGAATACCGTATTTTCTTTCTACTCAAAGAAAACAGGTATTTTATGATTGAAAATGTAATTATCAAGCCAAATGGGTTTAATTTTATAACTACCGGAACTGTAAAGCCATTAAAACGAGATTCCACAAGTTTAAAAATTGCCCGGTTAATTGAATCGAAAGACAATGACAAAGCGCTTTCCTACTATGATAATACAAAAAAACAGATAAGCGAGGCTTTTAATGAATCATATTTCAGCAATAAACAACTAACCAGAAGTATCTCAGGACTAGTAGTTGATGAAACGGATCAAGGCCCCTTACCAGGTGTATCCATCCGGGTTAAAGGAACGCCATACGGTACAATGTCAGATGCCAACGGCCACTTCTATCTCCGGATACCTCCTAATGGAACATTACTGGTAACTTTTGTAGGTTATCAAACGCAGGAAATACCTATAGATAATAGTTCTTTTATTAATGTAACCATGCATGCTGATCTCAAAATGCTTCAAGAGGTTGTTGTTACAGGCTATGGCGTACAGCAGCAAAAAAAATCATTGTCGTTATCTGATGTCCAAATGGAAGGTTCCTTTCAGGGAAAAGTTGCAGGAATAGCGGTTGGTTCTTCTAACACTATAAGGATTAGAGGCCTGTCAAGTATATCTGGCAATGCATCTCCTATGATATTGGTCGATGGCTTACCATTCTCCGGTAAGCAAAGCGATATCGATCCTAATACAATTCAGGAGGTAAAGCTAATTAATGGAGAAGAAGCTATTAAACTATACGGGGCTATGGCTTCCTCGGGTGTTATATTAATTACAACTCAAAAACCATCAAATAACACCCACTCTGAAAATAGTGTGGCAACTGCCTCAGTTGGTTTAAGAAAAAACTTTTCAGATGAAGCATTTTGGCAACCTCATTTAACTACTGATAAAAATGGCAAGGCGAAATTTAAGATGACAATGCCGGATGACATTTCTAAATGGAATACGTATGTTATAGGAATGGGCGGCAACAAACTGACCGGTTTTCTAGAGAAATCGATTAAATCATTTAAATCTTTAACCGCATCATTAGCAGTACCTCGTTTTGCTATTGAAGGTGATAGTATTAATATTCTAGGCAAAATCAGTAATTACACATTTGATGAAACTACTGTAGAGAGAAGAATAAGCCTGAATGGGAAAGCGCCTTTTACAAAAACAATTAAAGTAGTTAATGCCTTTATTGATACCATTCCTATAATGGTAAATACAAAAGATAGCATCAATGTTTTATATAGTCTTGTACAAAGCTCTACAGACTACAGTGATGGGGAAGAACGAAAAATACCTGTATACGATCAGGGTGTCAAAGAAACCAATGGCGTTTTTTATGCATTGGAGGGTGATACAAGTATTCATATCAAACTTAAACCAGACGGTGGTAAAATTACTTTTAGAGCAGAAGCTTCTGCTTTACCCGTATTATTAAGTGAAGCGAAGCACATCAGAAACTATGAATACTACTGTAATGAACAGTTAGCATCAAAACTAAAAGCGTTAATAGTCGAGAAAAAAATAAAGACATTATTAAAAGAACCCTTTGATGGAGATAAAGACATAAACGAAATCATCAAAAAATTAAACGCAAATCAACAACCTACTGGCCATTGGGGATGGTGGCCTAATTCAGCTGATCAATCCTGGATTACGAATCATGTTGTAGGTGCCCTTAATGACGCCAAAAAAGCGGGATTTAAAGCTGATAATTTTAACAAACAGGGTCTTATCGATGAGTTAATGTATAGATTTACCAGAGAATCTGTTGAAGAAAAGATCAGAACGGTAAAACTATTACAAGCATTAGAGGCCAAACCCGATTTCAATAGAATGATTAGCCAAATTGAGGATAGCATAAGTACGATGAAGTTTAAACCGAGTGATTATACTTTATTGAACTTAATGCACATTAAGCAATCCTTGGGTTTAAAAGTTGATATAGAAGTCTTAAAGCAAAAGCATAAATCAACTATGTTTGGCAACTGGTACTGGGGCAACAATGGCTATCATATGTTTAACAATAGCATACAGGAAACACTCTTAAGTTATAAAATATTGAAATCTGCCAATACAGATGATCACCTACTAACTAAAATAAGAAACTACTTTTTTGAACAGCGTAAAGATGGAAAATGGCGAAATACTTATGAATCGTCATTGATACTTGAAACGCTTCTGCCTGATCTGTTAAAAGACTCTAGCAGTTTAAAGCCTGTTAAACTTGTACTCAATGGCAATAAAAATGAAACTGTTGAGAAGTTCCCTTATGAAACTTCTTATGAACCATCTGCAACAATTACAGTAAATAAAACCGGAACTTTACCTGCTTACATAACGGCTTATCAGCAAAACTGGAATAAAAATCCGATGAAATCAAACAAAGACTTTGAAGTAAGGACGTGGTTTGAAAAAAACAACAAAGAGATCAGCTTCCTCGCTGCAGGAGATAAGGTTGTTTTACAAGCAGTGGTTAAAGTTAAAGCAGATGCTGAATATGTGATGATTGAGATTCCTATTCCGTCCGGCTGTTCTTATGGCGATAAAGAAAACTATAGTTATTACAGGAATTCTTCAGAAACGCATCGCGAATACCTTAAAAATAAAGTTTCTATCTTTTGTACAAAACTTACACAAGGTACTTACACCTATACAATCAATTTAATCCCTCGTTTCGGTGGTCGGTATATTCTAAATCCGGCAAAAGCCGAAATGATGTATTTCCCAGTGTTTTTTGGACGCGAAGAGATGAAAAAAGTTGACATTAAATAA
- a CDS encoding MFS transporter codes for MNYVLRAAILKLVTRNSQLINIFAAQTTHFFMQLQSEREPSIYTFNFILVCLSSFLFSASFNMLIPELPAYLSSLGGAQYKGLIIALFTLTAGISRPFSGKLTDKIGRVPVMAIGSLVCFVCGFLYPVLTSVAGFLFLRLIHGFSTGFKPTATAAYVADLIPPNRWGEALGFHGLCFSTGMAIGPAIGSAITSAYSINVLFYISSVFAFLSIGILLNMKESLKKKERFQFSFLKISKDEILEKSAMPVFWVTLLSYLAYGAIVTLVPDWTEHLGIKNKGLFFTVFTIASLVVRFLAGKVSDKYGRIPVMKVSLVIYVVSLIWIASIHTVWGWLSGAVLYGIAAGMLSPAVSAWAVELGPAHLRGRSVATMYIALEIGIGLGAFFAGWIFQDIIKNVPLVFYLSAIGNLLALVYLLFIYKPGAVIQKEII; via the coding sequence ATGAATTACGTGTTACGAGCTGCTATTTTAAAACTCGTAACACGTAACTCGCAATTAATAAATATCTTTGCGGCTCAAACCACCCATTTTTTCATGCAGTTGCAATCAGAGCGAGAGCCCTCTATTTATACATTTAACTTTATTTTAGTTTGTTTAAGTTCCTTTCTGTTCTCAGCAAGTTTTAATATGCTGATTCCCGAGCTTCCTGCTTATTTAAGCAGTTTAGGTGGAGCTCAGTACAAAGGATTGATCATCGCATTATTTACACTTACTGCAGGTATTTCGAGGCCTTTCAGCGGAAAGCTGACTGATAAGATCGGAAGAGTCCCCGTAATGGCAATTGGTTCCTTGGTGTGCTTTGTTTGCGGCTTTTTGTATCCTGTTCTTACATCAGTAGCAGGATTTCTTTTTTTACGACTTATACACGGATTCTCTACAGGTTTTAAACCCACCGCAACTGCTGCTTATGTAGCCGACTTGATCCCTCCTAATCGTTGGGGCGAAGCTTTGGGGTTTCATGGATTGTGTTTCAGTACCGGAATGGCCATCGGTCCGGCTATTGGAAGTGCCATTACAAGTGCTTATTCCATCAACGTTCTCTTCTACATTTCATCCGTATTCGCATTTCTTTCAATCGGCATACTGCTTAACATGAAGGAATCACTGAAAAAGAAAGAAAGATTTCAGTTTTCATTCCTTAAGATCAGCAAAGATGAAATATTAGAAAAGTCAGCAATGCCTGTATTCTGGGTTACATTGTTGAGTTATTTAGCTTATGGGGCCATTGTTACCTTGGTTCCCGACTGGACGGAACACTTAGGAATAAAAAATAAAGGTTTATTCTTTACTGTATTTACCATAGCCTCTTTGGTGGTTCGATTCCTGGCTGGTAAAGTTTCGGATAAATATGGTCGAATACCTGTTATGAAAGTTTCTCTGGTTATTTATGTTGTTTCTTTAATCTGGATTGCCAGTATACATACTGTTTGGGGTTGGTTGTCGGGGGCCGTTTTATATGGAATTGCTGCAGGAATGTTATCCCCTGCAGTTTCAGCATGGGCAGTAGAATTAGGTCCAGCTCATTTAAGAGGAAGATCTGTTGCCACCATGTACATTGCGTTGGAAATTGGCATTGGCTTAGGTGCCTTCTTTGCAGGATGGATCTTCCAGGATATTATCAAAAATGTGCCGTTGGTATTTTATTTATCAGCAATTGGAAACTTACTAGCTCTGGTTTATCTGCTGTTTATTTATAAACCGGGCGCTGTAATCCAAAAAGAAATTATATAG
- a CDS encoding MATE family efflux transporter, whose translation MHKIRTFFSLVKKAVKGTETEFTTGSIDKAILMLSVPMVLEMAMESLFAVVDVFFVSKVGKNAVATVGLTESVLTIIYSLAMGLSMAATAMIARRIGEKDEKSASAAALQAIYIALGLSAIVSITGVIFAEDILRLMGASPAIIEEGHLYTRIMFGGNFSITLLFLINGIFRGAGDASLAMRSLWIANIANIMLGPILIFGLGPIPAFGVTGAAIATTIGRSIGVCYQVYHLFKGKGIIKMHLDNIAIRFDIVSRLLKVAAGGAGQFLIASASWIFLVRIISMFGSEALAGYTIAIRVVIFAIMPAWGMANAAATLVGQNLGAGFPDRAERSVWRTAFFNMLFLGSLGILFLFTAERVISLFTHDPGIIMYGKQCLQYVCLGYIFYAYGMVISSSFNGAGDTKTPTILNLFGFWAIQIPIAYLMAVHLNMGPKGVFIAIAVAESLLATAAILVFRRGNWKTVKI comes from the coding sequence ATGCATAAAATACGTACGTTTTTTTCATTGGTGAAGAAAGCTGTAAAAGGTACCGAAACAGAGTTCACCACAGGTAGTATTGATAAGGCCATCTTAATGCTATCTGTTCCTATGGTTTTGGAAATGGCTATGGAATCATTGTTTGCAGTGGTTGATGTGTTTTTTGTGAGCAAAGTTGGCAAAAATGCGGTCGCAACTGTTGGATTAACAGAATCTGTGCTGACGATCATTTATTCACTTGCAATGGGGTTAAGTATGGCTGCGACAGCAATGATTGCACGTCGGATAGGAGAAAAGGATGAGAAATCTGCTTCTGCAGCCGCCTTGCAGGCAATTTATATTGCATTAGGATTATCGGCTATTGTCAGTATAACGGGAGTCATATTTGCTGAGGATATTCTTCGATTAATGGGAGCATCTCCTGCCATAATTGAAGAAGGTCATTTATACACTCGCATAATGTTTGGTGGCAACTTTTCGATCACACTGCTATTTCTTATCAATGGAATTTTTAGAGGGGCTGGAGATGCTTCTTTGGCAATGCGTTCACTCTGGATTGCCAATATTGCTAATATTATGTTAGGTCCGATATTAATCTTTGGATTAGGACCTATTCCGGCTTTCGGGGTAACAGGGGCAGCAATTGCAACAACTATTGGACGTAGCATCGGTGTCTGTTACCAGGTCTATCACTTGTTCAAAGGCAAAGGAATCATAAAAATGCACTTAGATAATATTGCAATTCGATTTGATATTGTTAGTCGTTTACTAAAAGTAGCAGCAGGAGGTGCTGGTCAGTTTTTGATCGCTTCTGCAAGCTGGATTTTCCTAGTTCGTATTATTTCCATGTTTGGAAGTGAGGCACTAGCTGGCTATACAATTGCTATTCGTGTAGTAATTTTTGCCATCATGCCTGCCTGGGGAATGGCGAATGCAGCTGCCACATTGGTCGGACAAAATCTGGGTGCCGGTTTCCCTGACAGAGCCGAGCGATCAGTTTGGAGAACAGCGTTTTTTAACATGCTATTTTTAGGATCGTTAGGGATTTTATTTCTCTTTACAGCCGAGAGGGTAATCAGTTTATTTACACATGATCCGGGCATTATTATGTACGGGAAGCAATGTCTGCAGTATGTGTGTTTGGGTTACATCTTCTATGCTTACGGAATGGTGATCAGTTCATCATTTAATGGGGCAGGAGATACGAAAACTCCTACTATTTTGAACTTGTTCGGATTTTGGGCAATTCAAATTCCGATCGCTTATTTGATGGCGGTACACTTAAATATGGGCCCTAAAGGAGTATTTATTGCGATTGCTGTAGCAGAGTCCTTATTAGCGACAGCTGCGATACTTGTTTTCCGGAGAGGGAATTGGAAGACGGTTAAGATTTAA
- the lepB gene encoding signal peptidase I — protein MNLKFWKKNGTAAAENTKKKSAAREWTDAIIFAVVAATIIRTFFIEAYTIPTPSMEKSLLVGDFLFVSKVNYGPRTPMTPLAFPFAHHTILGMKAYSEAVQWDYHRIPGFQDIKNGDVVVFNYPADVDPATGQPRPVDKRENYIKRCIGIAGDTISVVKGEVYINGKLVPDQPKGQTDYTVQTDGTDFNRKTLQEMGVSGDKITERAYDLTMTPENADKIKQFSSVKSVNKFVYPDSIPDPGIYPQDPLHPGNVDNFSAVWIPKKGATIKLTKENIGYYRKVIQFYEKNDFKEDATGFTINGQKTDSYTFKMNYYFMMGDNRHNSLDSRFWGFVPEDHVVGKALFIWMSWDADGGFFSKIRWSRLFRGIH, from the coding sequence ATGAATTTGAAATTTTGGAAAAAGAACGGCACTGCTGCTGCCGAGAATACTAAAAAGAAATCTGCTGCCCGTGAATGGACAGATGCTATAATTTTTGCGGTTGTTGCTGCAACAATTATCCGTACTTTCTTTATTGAAGCTTATACAATTCCTACTCCTTCAATGGAAAAATCATTGTTAGTAGGCGACTTTTTGTTTGTAAGCAAAGTAAATTATGGTCCCCGTACACCGATGACGCCATTGGCATTTCCTTTTGCTCATCATACTATCTTGGGTATGAAGGCTTATTCGGAAGCTGTTCAATGGGATTACCATCGTATTCCTGGTTTTCAGGATATTAAAAATGGAGATGTTGTAGTGTTTAACTATCCTGCTGATGTTGATCCGGCAACAGGACAACCTCGTCCGGTTGATAAACGGGAAAACTATATTAAACGTTGTATCGGTATTGCAGGTGATACCATCAGCGTGGTTAAAGGCGAGGTTTATATAAACGGAAAACTGGTTCCTGATCAACCAAAAGGTCAAACTGATTATACTGTTCAAACGGACGGAACAGACTTTAATCGCAAAACTTTGCAGGAAATGGGTGTAAGTGGCGATAAAATCACTGAACGGGCTTACGATCTTACCATGACTCCTGAAAACGCGGATAAAATAAAGCAATTCAGCAGTGTGAAGAGTGTAAATAAATTCGTTTACCCTGATTCAATTCCTGATCCTGGAATTTATCCTCAGGATCCTTTACATCCGGGTAACGTAGATAACTTCTCAGCTGTCTGGATTCCTAAAAAAGGAGCGACCATTAAATTGACGAAAGAAAATATTGGTTATTATCGCAAAGTTATCCAGTTCTATGAAAAGAATGATTTTAAAGAAGATGCTACAGGTTTTACCATTAATGGTCAGAAAACAGATAGCTATACCTTCAAAATGAATTACTACTTTATGATGGGAGATAATCGTCATAACTCTTTAGATTCTCGTTTCTGGGGTTTTGTACCAGAAGACCATGTTGTAGGAAAAGCATTGTTTATTTGGATGAGCTGGGATGCCGATGGCGGTTTCTTTAGTAAGATTCGTTGGAGTCGCTTATTCAGAGGTATCCACTAA